In Leucobacter denitrificans, the genomic window GAGTACTACGTGCCCGGAATGGTTGCGGCGGGCCTGCTGCTCGGCGGCGTGCAAAACCTCGCTGTCGATATCGCGCGCGAGAAGAGCGAGGGGTGGCTGCGCAGGCTCGGGGGCACGCCGCTCTCCCCGGTGAGCTACTTCATTGGCAAGGCCGGCATGGTGCTCGTGACCTCAATCGCTCAGGTCGCGCTGCTGTTCGCCTTCGCTGCGCTCGCGCTCGGGGTGGATCTGCCCACCGATCCAGACCTCTGGCTGCGATTTGCGTGGATCTTCGTACTCGGCATCATCACCATGACGCTGCTCGGCATTGCGCTGTCGGCGGTGCCGCGCTCGTCTCGAAGCGCAACCGCGGTCGTGCTGCCCATCGTGCTGTTGCTGCAATTCGTGTCGGGCGTGTACCTGCAGTTTTCGATGCTGCCCGAGTGGTTGCAGAACGTCGCGGGCATCTTTCCGCTCAAGTGGCTGGCGCAGGGCATGCGCGCGGTGTTCCTTCCCGAACACTTCGCGGCGGCCGAGCAGTCGGGTGCGTGGGATCTCGGGCTTGTCGCGCTGAACCTCGGTATCTGGTTGGTTGTCGGCCTCGTCGCGAGCCTCGTGACGTTCAGGTGGCAGAGGCGATCATGATGCGAACGCATGGCGTTCGCCGAGCGCCTCTGGTGCCGCCCACGGCGGCGGCCCACGGAGCGAAGCGCGGGGTGAGAGGCGATCATGATGCGAACGCATGGCGTTCGCCGAGCGCCTCTGGTGCCGCCCACGGCGGCGGCCCACGGAGCGAAGCGCGGGGTGAGAGGCGCTCATGATGCGGGGTGGCGCTCATGAGAGGCTTAGCACGTGAGCACTGACGCACCCGATCGCATGTCCCGCACACTGCGGTGGTGGGATCTCGCGTGCGCCGCGGTGCTCGCCTTCATGCTCATCGTGATGCTCATCGAGGGAATCTCGGGTGCACCGTACTGGGCGGCGTCGCTCGAGACAGTCTTGCGAGTCGCCCTGCTCGTCGCCCCCGCACTGCTCCTCGCGTTGCTCTGGGTGACGCTCGGTCGGAGCTCGCTCAGGGAGGGTCTCTGCGATCTCCCACTTTCTGGGCGCAGCGGCACATTCCTCGTGCTTCTGCTCCTCGTGCTCGCCCTCGGAACCGCCACGGCTCCGATGTACGCGATGCTTCAGGCGATTGCGTACCCGGTGGTCTGGACGATTGCGATCGACTACCGGGGTGCGGTGCTCTGGTGCCTCGCCGTCGCTACCGCCGTCGGTGCGGGCATGTATCTCGGGCTTTCGCCCCTCGATCCAAATTCCGCGCTCGCCTCGAGCCTCACGACCGCGCTTGTGTCGCTCGTGTTTTCGATCGCGATGGGCACCTGGATCACACGCATCCACGCCCAGGGCGAGTCATATCGTGAACTCGCCGAACAGCTTGAGCGCTCGCAGGGCGAGGTCGCAGCTCTCTCGCAGGAGGCGGGTGCCGCGGCTGAACGCGAGCGCATGTCCCGAGACCTGCATGACACGCTCACGCAGACGCTCGCGGGCCTCGTGATGCTCAGCGAGCAGACCGAGCGCGCCCTCGATGCTGGTGACGAGTCGCGCGCTCGGGATCGCTTGGCCCGGGTCGAGTCGGCGGCCCGAGCCGCAGTTGCCGAGGCCCGGGCGCTCGTTGCCACGACGCAACCCATCGGTGAAGACGGACTCGAGCGCGCAATCGAGCGCGTCGCAGCCGCGCTGCGTGCCGACACGGGCCTCGAGGTCGAGTGCACGCTCACGAACGTAGAACTCGCTCGCGAGCGCGAGGTCGTGCTGCTTCGTGCGGTACAGGAGGGGCTCGCAAACGCGCGTAAGCACGCGAAGGCGTCGCGGGTCGTGATCACGCTCGAGCCGTTAGGGGATGGCGGCGCGAGGCTCCGCGTCGATGACGACGGCGTCGGCCCTGACGCAGACGCTGCAGACCCGACCCGCGGTGGCGGCTTCGGCCTCACAGGCCTCGCCGATCGCGTTCGCCAGGTTGAGGGCGAAGCGCGGTTCGGTGCTCGCGCGGGCGGTGGATCAAGGCTCGAGGTCGAACTCGCCCCGGCCCGATCCGCCACTGAGACGGGCCACACCAACTCGGGGCACACCGACTCGGGCGAGATCGACCCGAGTGAGAGAGTAGACGCATGATCAGAGTGATGGTGGTCGACGACCACCCCATCGTGCGCGCGGGGATCGTGGGGCTGCTCGAAACCGAACCAGACTTTGAGGTCGTGGGCGAAGCCGTTTCGGGGGAGGAAGCGCTCGCGCTCGCCGCATCCGCCGCACCAGACGTGGTGCTTATGGACCTGCGCATGCCGGGCATGGGCGGTGTTGAGGCGACCCGTCAGATGCTTGCGGGCGCTGTTACGGGCGGCGGATCCACATCGAACGGATCCACACCCCGCGTGCTCGTGTTCACCACCTACGAAGATGACGACCAGATTCTCGCGGCCATTGAGGCCGGCGCGCACGGGTACCTCGTGAAGGCGGCTCCCGCCGAGGAGCTCGCCGCTGGGGTGCGTGCGGTCGCCGCGGGGCAAACCGTGCTCGCGCCGTCGATCGCGGCTCAGCTCGTGCGGCGCGCGCAGGGAGGCGACGCGGGGCCGAAAAACAGCGGCGACACCGTCTCGCTCACGCCCCGGGAGAGCGAGATTCTCGCGCTCGTTGCCGACGGCCTGAGCAACCCGGCAATCGCAACGAAGCTGTTCATCGGCGAATCAACCGTCAAAACGCACCTACTGCACGTGTTCGAAAAGCTTGGCGTCTCTGATCGCACACGCGCCGTGACTCGCGCGATGGAACTCGGTCTTCTATAGGGCAGAATGTCTCGAGGAGCACACGACAGTGCGAGGAGGCAGCGTGGTCGCATCGGTAGAAAATGTGGGGCGCATGACGCCATACGGGGCCGAGCACTTTGCGGCACTCGCTGTCACCGTGGTCGCCGCAATCGTGCTCGTCGCGTGGGCGCGAAAGGTGCGTGGCACGCGCGCTGAGTCACGGGGCCTCACGGTAGCGGGGTGGATCATGCTCGCAGCCACCCTCACCTGGATGGGATGGAACTTCCTCCCCATGAACTGGAACATTGAGCAATCACTGCCGTTCCACCTCTCAGATGCGCTGCGCATCATCACGTCGCTCGCACTGCTCACACGAAGCAGCTGGACCATCGCGATCAGCTACTACTGGGGTCTTACGCTCAACATCCAATCGGTGCTCACGCCCGACCTCACGTACTTCCACGCACCGCTGTTCGAGTACATCGCTTACTGGTTCTTCCACATCGCCGCGCTGATCGTACCGATCATGTTCGTGTGGGGGCTTGAGTATCGCCCGACCTGGCGGGGGTATGGCGTAGCGCTCGCCGCAACGCTCGGGTGGGCCGGAATTGCGGGCATCGCAAACGCGCTGACTGGGGCGAACTACGTATACCTCGCGCGCGCACCGGAAGTCGCTTCTGCACTCGACCTCCTTGGGCCGTGGCCCATCTATATCCTTTGGGAACTCGTGCTCGTGGCCAGCGTGTGGGCACTCATCACCTGGCCGTGGACGGTCGGCCGCAATGCTCAGAAACCGGTTGTTGGGCGGATCGCCGCCGTTCGAAGGGAGTCACTGCACCGATAGGGTGTGACTATGGGAAGAGATGCGGCGAGGCGAAGAAGGCTCGCCCGCAGTTCCCCACACCGCGCGATTGTTGCGGTACTTCTGGCAATGGGCCTGTGCGCATCGTTTCTGTTCACGCTCGTTGTGCCGATCCAGGCGAGACTGCCCGAGTTGCTCAACGCGAGCCGCGACGATACCGCCTGGGTGCTCACGGCGACCCTGCTCGCGTCAGCGGTCGTCACACCGATCTCGGGCCGCCTAGGTGACATGTACGG contains:
- a CDS encoding response regulator is translated as MIRVMVVDDHPIVRAGIVGLLETEPDFEVVGEAVSGEEALALAASAAPDVVLMDLRMPGMGGVEATRQMLAGAVTGGGSTSNGSTPRVLVFTTYEDDDQILAAIEAGAHGYLVKAAPAEELAAGVRAVAAGQTVLAPSIAAQLVRRAQGGDAGPKNSGDTVSLTPRESEILALVADGLSNPAIATKLFIGESTVKTHLLHVFEKLGVSDRTRAVTRAMELGLL
- a CDS encoding sensor histidine kinase; the protein is MSTDAPDRMSRTLRWWDLACAAVLAFMLIVMLIEGISGAPYWAASLETVLRVALLVAPALLLALLWVTLGRSSLREGLCDLPLSGRSGTFLVLLLLVLALGTATAPMYAMLQAIAYPVVWTIAIDYRGAVLWCLAVATAVGAGMYLGLSPLDPNSALASSLTTALVSLVFSIAMGTWITRIHAQGESYRELAEQLERSQGEVAALSQEAGAAAERERMSRDLHDTLTQTLAGLVMLSEQTERALDAGDESRARDRLARVESAARAAVAEARALVATTQPIGEDGLERAIERVAAALRADTGLEVECTLTNVELAREREVVLLRAVQEGLANARKHAKASRVVITLEPLGDGGARLRVDDDGVGPDADAADPTRGGGFGLTGLADRVRQVEGEARFGARAGGGSRLEVELAPARSATETGHTNSGHTDSGEIDPSERVDA
- a CDS encoding ABC transporter permease; its protein translation is MNFELRGYFRSPDTVFFTFLFPILLLAIFGVAFGSVGEIGALPDGTGGVTMAEYYVPGMVAAGLLLGGVQNLAVDIAREKSEGWLRRLGGTPLSPVSYFIGKAGMVLVTSIAQVALLFAFAALALGVDLPTDPDLWLRFAWIFVLGIITMTLLGIALSAVPRSSRSATAVVLPIVLLLQFVSGVYLQFSMLPEWLQNVAGIFPLKWLAQGMRAVFLPEHFAAAEQSGAWDLGLVALNLGIWLVVGLVASLVTFRWQRRS
- a CDS encoding TIGR02206 family membrane protein; the encoded protein is MVASVENVGRMTPYGAEHFAALAVTVVAAIVLVAWARKVRGTRAESRGLTVAGWIMLAATLTWMGWNFLPMNWNIEQSLPFHLSDALRIITSLALLTRSSWTIAISYYWGLTLNIQSVLTPDLTYFHAPLFEYIAYWFFHIAALIVPIMFVWGLEYRPTWRGYGVALAATLGWAGIAGIANALTGANYVYLARAPEVASALDLLGPWPIYILWELVLVASVWALITWPWTVGRNAQKPVVGRIAAVRRESLHR